The Winogradskyella schleiferi genome has a window encoding:
- a CDS encoding branched-chain amino acid aminotransferase, which produces MKPNISIQKVEHSKVENIDFNNIPLGTTFTDHMFICDYDKGEWLNPRIVPMGLIPTHPAAMALHYGQAIFEGMKATVDAEGNPMLFRADKNAARLNKSADRMGMPHFPEDLFVEGLKQLVDLERNWIPPKDGSALYLRPFMYADEPFIGMRAATHFKFIIMASPAGPFFSKRIKLWAEKQYIRAANGGTGEAKAAGNYAAAIRPTELAKAKGYDQVLWLDAVEHKYIQEVGTMNIFFKIDGKFITPKRDGSILDGITRLSVIDILQDKGYEVIERPITIDEIIESSKNGILEEAFGTGTAVGIAYIQEIGIEDETIHVSDESPVGLEVNKTLNAIKTGKIEDKFNWMIKIENELV; this is translated from the coding sequence ATGAAACCTAACATTTCAATTCAAAAAGTAGAACATTCGAAAGTTGAAAACATCGATTTCAACAATATTCCATTAGGCACCACATTTACAGACCACATGTTTATATGTGATTACGATAAAGGCGAATGGCTTAACCCGAGAATTGTCCCAATGGGATTAATCCCAACGCATCCAGCAGCCATGGCTTTGCATTATGGACAAGCTATTTTTGAAGGCATGAAAGCCACGGTTGATGCAGAAGGCAACCCTATGTTATTTCGGGCAGATAAAAACGCAGCACGCTTAAATAAAAGTGCAGACCGAATGGGAATGCCTCATTTTCCAGAAGATTTATTTGTGGAAGGCCTAAAACAATTGGTAGATTTAGAACGCAATTGGATTCCGCCTAAAGATGGAAGCGCACTCTATCTACGACCATTTATGTACGCAGACGAACCGTTTATTGGTATGCGTGCAGCCACACATTTCAAGTTTATCATTATGGCTTCACCAGCTGGACCGTTTTTCAGTAAGCGCATTAAACTTTGGGCGGAAAAACAATATATAAGAGCTGCCAATGGTGGTACTGGCGAAGCTAAAGCTGCAGGAAATTATGCGGCAGCTATTCGACCAACGGAATTGGCGAAAGCAAAAGGTTACGATCAGGTTTTATGGTTAGATGCCGTTGAGCATAAATACATTCAAGAAGTTGGCACCATGAATATTTTCTTTAAAATCGATGGAAAATTTATCACGCCAAAACGCGATGGTTCCATATTAGATGGCATCACACGACTTAGTGTTATCGATATTTTACAAGATAAAGGTTATGAGGTTATTGAACGTCCAATAACGATTGATGAAATCATAGAGTCTTCAAAAAACGGTATTTTAGAAGAAGCATTCGGAACAGGAACAGCTGTCGGAATCGCCTATATACAAGAGATTGGTATTGAAGACGAAACCATTCATGTTTCTGACGAAAGTCCTGTTGGGCTAGAAGTGAATAAAACCCTTAATGCTATAAAAACAGGGAAAATTGAAGATAAATTCAATTGGATGATTAAAATTGAAAATGAATTGGTTTAA
- a CDS encoding alpha-ketoacid dehydrogenase subunit alpha/beta, whose amino-acid sequence MKKNILEKGFSKLCTAKAMAELYEVNFKQVSKYVHATSRGHEAIQIALGLQLLPQDYAFPYYRDDAMLLAFGLEPYDLMLQLLAKKDDPFSGGRTYYSHPSLKDDDKPKIPHQSSATGMQAIPATGVAMGLQYLEKQGLKNSVTSNHVSASFPSGRTEDGLVVCSLGDASVTEGEIAEAFQMAALKQMPILYLVQDNGWDISANEAETRAQNAFEYAQGFHGLEAISIDGANFTESYEALEKVIKTIREERRPFLVHAKVPLLNHHTSGVRMEWYRDDLDDARSRDPYPVLKQQLLDAGFSEKEVESIEDSAKSKVQSDFEKALKAEDPKPEDLFTNDFAPTPITEEKGTRAPEGAEKVVMVDCALFAVEELMKKHKECLLYGQDVGGRLGGVFREAATLAQKFGDDRVFNTPIQEAFIVGSTVGMSAVGLKPIVEVQFADYIWPGLNQLFTEVSRSCYLSNGKWPVSMILRVPIGAYGSGGPYHSSSVESIVTNIRGIKIAYPSNGADLKGLMKAAYYDSNPVVILEHKGLYWSKVPGTKGATSIEPAEDYILPFGKAWVLQEIWKQDNVETLTIVTYGMGVHWAYNASGELNMRDQIEIIDLRTLFPLDEDTIMKSVKKTGKCLVVTEEPSNNSFARALAGKIQEECFKYLDAPVMTIGSENMPAIPLNSTLEETMIPSTEKVKAKIETLLNY is encoded by the coding sequence ATGAAAAAGAATATTTTAGAAAAAGGATTTTCAAAACTCTGCACAGCAAAAGCGATGGCAGAATTATACGAAGTAAATTTCAAACAAGTTTCAAAATACGTGCATGCCACATCTCGTGGACATGAAGCGATTCAAATTGCATTAGGGTTACAATTATTACCTCAAGATTATGCGTTTCCGTATTACAGAGATGATGCCATGTTATTAGCCTTCGGTTTAGAACCTTATGATTTAATGTTACAATTATTGGCCAAAAAGGATGACCCGTTTTCTGGTGGAAGGACCTATTACTCGCATCCAAGTTTAAAGGACGATGATAAACCAAAAATTCCACATCAATCATCTGCGACTGGTATGCAAGCAATTCCTGCAACTGGTGTTGCGATGGGACTTCAATATTTAGAAAAACAAGGTTTAAAAAATTCAGTTACGAGTAATCACGTATCGGCTTCCTTCCCTTCGGGAAGGACTGAGGATGGGCTTGTAGTGTGTTCTCTAGGCGACGCCTCAGTAACCGAAGGCGAAATAGCCGAAGCCTTCCAAATGGCAGCCTTAAAACAAATGCCAATTTTGTATTTAGTGCAAGATAACGGTTGGGATATTTCGGCAAACGAGGCAGAAACGAGAGCTCAAAATGCGTTTGAATACGCGCAAGGTTTTCATGGATTGGAAGCTATTTCTATTGATGGCGCCAACTTTACCGAGAGTTACGAAGCTTTGGAAAAAGTCATAAAAACAATACGAGAGGAACGACGACCGTTTTTAGTGCATGCTAAAGTGCCTTTGCTAAATCATCACACTTCTGGAGTACGCATGGAGTGGTATCGCGATGATTTAGACGACGCACGTTCTCGCGATCCATATCCAGTTTTAAAACAACAATTATTGGATGCTGGTTTTTCAGAAAAGGAAGTTGAGTCCATAGAAGATTCCGCAAAATCAAAAGTACAATCCGATTTTGAAAAAGCATTAAAAGCAGAAGACCCAAAACCAGAAGATTTATTCACTAACGATTTCGCACCAACACCGATTACAGAAGAAAAAGGCACACGAGCACCAGAAGGCGCAGAAAAAGTGGTGATGGTAGATTGCGCTTTATTCGCAGTCGAAGAACTGATGAAAAAACATAAAGAATGTCTGCTCTACGGACAAGATGTCGGCGGACGATTAGGCGGTGTTTTTAGAGAAGCGGCAACTTTAGCTCAAAAATTTGGAGATGATAGAGTCTTTAATACACCAATTCAAGAAGCTTTTATTGTTGGTTCAACGGTTGGCATGAGTGCCGTTGGGTTAAAGCCCATTGTTGAAGTTCAGTTTGCCGATTATATTTGGCCTGGACTCAATCAACTGTTCACTGAAGTGAGTCGCAGTTGTTATTTGAGTAACGGAAAATGGCCAGTGAGTATGATTCTAAGAGTTCCAATTGGTGCTTATGGAAGTGGTGGTCCGTACCATTCTTCTTCTGTGGAAAGTATAGTCACAAATATAAGAGGAATAAAGATTGCCTACCCAAGTAATGGAGCGGATTTAAAAGGCTTGATGAAAGCAGCTTATTATGATTCAAACCCTGTAGTTATTTTAGAGCACAAAGGGTTGTATTGGTCTAAAGTGCCAGGTACTAAAGGAGCAACTTCTATTGAGCCCGCTGAAGATTACATCTTACCTTTTGGAAAGGCTTGGGTACTACAAGAAATTTGGAAACAAGATAATGTAGAAACCCTAACCATTGTCACCTACGGAATGGGAGTTCATTGGGCATATAATGCTTCGGGCGAATTGAACATGAGAGATCAAATTGAAATCATTGATTTGCGAACCTTATTTCCATTAGATGAAGACACAATCATGAAATCAGTTAAAAAAACCGGTAAATGTTTAGTGGTTACCGAAGAACCTTCGAATAATAGTTTTGCAAGGGCTTTGGCAGGAAAAATTCAGGAAGAATGCTTCAAATATTTAGATGCACCAGTAATGACCATTGGAAGTGAGAATATGCCAGCCATTCCTTTGAATTCTACTTTAGAGGAAACGATGATTCCTTCCACAGAAAAAGTAAAAGCTAAGATTGAAACGTTATTGAATTATTAG